The segment AAACTTGAGCCCGCCACCGACCCGATCGAGTTTAAACGCACACCACGGGCTGTGGCGGTTGACCGGCAAACGCTGCAAACCTATGCCGGTGAGTACGAACTGGCCGGTATGGTTGCCAGGTTCTATCTGAAAGAAGACGGGAAAACACTGTACTTGTTTGTTCCGGGCCAGCCTGAATATGAGTTGCTCGCCACCGAGAAGCATGCTTTTGTAATTAAAAGCCTGGATGGGTTTAAAGTACGATTCACCGAAGCCAACGGAAAAATAACCGAGGCAACGTTTATCCAGCCCAACGGAACGTTTGTGGCGAAGCGGAAGTAATCAGTTTACACGGCTAAAATCCATACCGGCAACCTGCACAGAAACAATCTTGCCGGTTGGTTCCAGCGTGTAGGTCATGTTTGCTTTTCCATACCACTTTTTATCAAACCAGCCGCGGAAGGTATCGTAATGCCAGTGGGTAAAGGTGGCCTTCAGAAAATTATTGGCCACCGCAATCAGTTGATCACCTTCGCGGGTAATGATCAACTCACCAAACAGCGGACTTGTGTATTTGCCGGTATAGTCATCCAGCGAAAGTGTTGGTTTTGTTCCTTCAATGCGCCTGCCTTCAAACTCCTTTTCTTTCTTTTCACTTTCGGCCTGGATGCCGCGGTACAGTTGCAAAAACTCTGCACTCCAGTCGCGGGTACCGCCCAGCGCAAACAAGTCGAAGGCTTTGTACATGAGCGCGTGACGCAACTCGGCATGATCGAAATTGCCGAACACATATATGCCAAGTTTCTCATCGGGCAACTGCCCGTGGATGGCAATGGCACCGGCCAGACTACCGGTATGGAAATTCACTTTCTTGCCCTTGTAATCGTGCTGAAACCAGCCCAGTCCGTAGGTTGTCCAGTTGGGCTTTGTTAAACGTGCTGTAGGATAGAACCCGCTGGCCGTTACCAGGGTTTGTGGCTTGAACATTTCGGTCCACGTCTTGGCCGACAATAATCTTCCTCCTGCGTACTTGCTGCTGTCGAGCATGCAAAGCACCCACTTGCTGATGTCATCGGCACACGACCACACACTGCCGGCCGCGCCCACCTGATCGGCACTGGTATGCTCAATCACGGTAATGATTCTTTCGACTTTATAATGCGGTTTAGTTTGGTTGAGATCCGTTACGTCTTTTAATAAAGGAACTGTGCGTGTCATGCCAAGGGGCTGAAAAATGCGCTCGCGCATAAACTGGTGCCAGGGTTTGCCGCTGAGTTTGTTGATGATTTCGCCAGCCGCCACGTAAAAAATATTCTGGTAAATAAAACCTGAACGTAAACTGTAGCTGGGCTCCACGTTACGCATCCTGTGCATAACTTCTTCTGTGGGAATGTTCATCACGCTCCAAAGAAAATCGGCATTGCCCACACCCGAGTTGTGAATAAACAAATCGCGGATGCGCAGTTCACGGGTAACGTACGGATCGTACAACTGAAATTCGGGCAGGTGTTTATACACCGGGTCGTCCCAGCTTACTTTGCCCTCATCCACCAGCATGCCCATACAGGCGGCTGTCATGGCTTTGGTTGTGGAGGCACAGGCAAACAGGGTTTGTGCATCTACCGGATCGGTCTTTCCCAGTTCGCGCACGCCATACCCTTTGGCCAGCAGCACCTTTCCGTCTTTCACCACGGTAACCGCCATACCGGGCACTTCCCAATCCTTCATGCCTTTAATAATGTAGGCTTCAAATTCCTGGACTTTCTTATCGACAGCTGATGGTTTTTGCGCCCGGCCCTGTGTGAAGGAAAACAAAATCAATAGAACAATTAATCGCATAATAGTTTAAGGTTAATGAGTGCTCAGTAAGAAATCTGTTTTTCCATAATCATAAACTCCAGCGGTTGCTTTGGAAATCCAAACCGTGGATCGGTAAAAGAGAATGGTTTTCGTTTTCCGGAATCGTGGTAGCCATGCCGGATGTACCAATCGATTAGTTCTTTACGTACAGTGAGCACATTCATAAAAATTGCATTGCACTCTTGCCTGGCCGCCTCTGCTTCTGATGCTTTCAGCAATGCCTTACCAATGCCTTTGCCCTGGATGGTTGGGTTAACGGTGAGCATGCCCAGGTAGAGTTTATCTTCTTCTTTACGCAACTCTACGCACCCTTTAATTTTTCCATCCTCAACATATTTTAGAATCACACTGCCAGGCATTTCGATTACGGCTTTCAATAACTCGGCATCGGTGCGCGATCCGTCAATCAAATCGGCTTCGGTGGTCCAGCCCTGGCGGCCGGTATCACCACGATAAGCGGAGTTGACTAATTCACTGAGTTCGGGTGCGTCTTCGGGTAATGCTGGCAATATATCAGCCATGGAAGTAGGATAGTGATTACGAATATAGGCAACTTATTTGTGCAGGAAGCAGGGATTATTGCTGTTCGACTTTATAAAATCGTCCTTCCAGCTTATAAAAACAGTCGTATTTTCGGGGTTCGTGCCTGTTTCTTTGAGCAAAAAAGAAAAACTATGGAAACGACATTCATCCAATCAACCCGCAGGCACGACCTCGACTGGCTTCGGATTATCGCCATTTTAATTCTGCTTTTCTTCCATACCGGTATGTGGTTCGTGCCGTGGGACTGGCACGTTAAGAACAATGAACTCAGCGGCAGTTTCAGGTACTGGATGGTGTGGCTGCACTTCTGGCGCATGCCGTTGCTGCTGTTTATTTCCGGTGCAGGCACGTACATGGCGTTGGGCAAACGCTCCATTAAGCAATATGCCGGTGAACGCTTTCGCAGGCTGTTCATTCCCCTGGTGTTCGGCATGTTTGTGGTGGTGCCGCCACAGATTTACTATGAACATATTTTGAAGTATGGAAGCTATTGGGATTTCTATAAAACCGTTTTCAATTTCGTTCCATACCCCGAGGGAAGTTTCAGCTGGCACCACCTGTGGTTTATATTGTACTTGTTGTTGTATTCGTTACTGCTCATTCCGTTTTTCAAGTACATCCGTTCCGAGCGTTCTGCAAAATTCAGGGCAACCGTTAGTCGTTGGCTGGCAAGCCCGGCAGGCATGTTATTGATACCTTCCCTGCTTATCATTTTCACGCAGGCCCTCTTACGTCCGTACTTCCCGGATGAAACGCACGACCTCACCGACCTGGCGTTTTTTGTTTTCTACATGTGCTTCTTCTTTTTTGGTGTGCTGTTTTATGCTGATAAGAATCTTTGGTTGTCAGTCGGACAAAACCGAAAGCACTTGTTGATGGCTGCGCTATTTGTGCTGATTCCTTTTTATCTCCTGTACTTTCATTTCAGAGGTATTGTGAATTTTCCATGGCCGGAGGATACCATCGAAACGTTGTTTGATATTACCGGCATGTTTATGAGCTGGTTTACGGTGCTTACGGTGATCGCCTATGGACAACATTACCTGAACAAACCTCATCCATGGATCAGCAAACTCAATGAAGGTCTGTATCCGTTTTACATTCTGCATCAAACGGTAATTATTGCCATCGGGTATTACATCTGTCAGTTGGATTGGAGCATTGCCGCCAAGTATTGGTCGATTGCTATGTTTACGCTGATCAGTTGTGTTGGATTTTATTTGGTTTTGATTCGTCCGTTTAATGTGATGCGTTTTTTGTTTGGGATGAAACCAAAACAAAAGCCTGCTGAAAACAAGTTGGAAGAAATTAAAAAAGCAGCCTAACTTCTCGCACCATGAAAAAGAAAATTGTATATGCATTAATAATCCTGGCGGTGCTAAGTATTGCTTTTGCTTCGTGCAGCACAAAAACTTATATGGGCCGGTGGATGAAGTGGCGTGCATCCGACATACTTGATCATGAAAAATTCCCTAACCATCCGTTTGATGCTTCTCCTCATCCTTTTTCATTCATTGAAGCAACGGAAAGCAGGCTTGCTGATTTAATGATTGAAACCAGAAAAGGTAAGACTGAATTGGAAAAGGTTCTGGAATTATCCGAAACAACAGCCTTCCTGGTTATTAAAAATGATTCATTGTTGTATGAAGGCTATTTTAATGGATATTCACGCGAATCTATTAACACATCGTTTTCAGTTGGTAAATCCATTACCTCATTACTGTTAGGTAAGGCAATAGATGATGGACTGATTGAATCGTTAACCGATACGGTCACCCGGTACCTTCCGCAACTTGCCCAACAGGATGCGCGCTATTCGAAACTAACACTATCACATTTATTGAATATGCGCAGTGGCATCCAGTTTAAGGATCATGATTTGCCATGGGGCGATAAGCCAAAGGCTTATTACCATCCGCGTTTGCGTGAACGTATTTATGAATTGCCAATAAAAGCTGAACCGGGGACGGCATTTAAATACAATTCCTATAATCCGATAGTTATCGGCATGGTGCTGGAAAAAGCGTGCGGGCAGTCTCCGGCCGAATACTTTGAAAGGAACATCTGGAATAAGCTGGGCATGGAGTACAGCGGTTCATGGAGTATGGATAGTGACGAGTCGCGCATGATGAAAATGGAAAGCGGACTAAACCTTCGTGCAATTGATTTTGCCAAATTCGGCCGACTGGTACTGAATAATGGAAAGTGGAATGATGAACAGGTTATTTCTGAAGAATGGATTGAGGCAAGCACTGTAGTTTCACCGGAAAATCATGTTCCGGAATTTGGTAATGAGATTCACTACGAAAAATTCTGGTGGCTGCACAGCAAAGACCAAAAGCATGCCTACATCATTTCAGGCTGGGGTCACCTGGGGCAGTACTTGTACATTTTTCCGGATGAGAAAATTATTATTGTTCGAATGGGAAAAGATTTAGGTCGTGTTGGGAGCTGGAAAAATATTTTTCTTCAGGTCGTGGATGCTGTTAGATAATTTTTTAAGATTTACGAACCAGCGGTTTATGTGTGAGAAATTCTTTATCTTCATAGCCTTATGAAAAAATTTCAATTAGGTCTAATTGCCTTAGTGATATGCACGGCATGCAGCGAATCACCCAAAGAACCCATCGTATGGAAATCCATCGAAAAGGATTTGCAGGCACAATTTATTTTGGCGCAGGATGGTGATGTAATTGAACTGCCCGAGGGCAACTTTATGTTCACCCGTACCCTGAGCATGGATGGAAAGTCGAACATCACCATTCGCGGAAAGGGCATGGATAAAACCATTCTTTCGTGGAAAAATCAGGCTGAAGGTGCCCAGGGATTACAGGTAAGCAACGGAAAAAATATTGTGCTGGAAGATTTTTCGGTAGAAGATGCCAAAGGAGACAATTTAAAAGTGAATGATACCGATGGTATTGTACTGCGCAGAATCCGGTCGGTTTGGGCCGATGGACCAAAAACTGAAAATGGCGCCTACGCACTTTACCCGG is part of the Cyclobacteriaceae bacterium genome and harbors:
- a CDS encoding serine hydrolase; the protein is MKKKIVYALIILAVLSIAFASCSTKTYMGRWMKWRASDILDHEKFPNHPFDASPHPFSFIEATESRLADLMIETRKGKTELEKVLELSETTAFLVIKNDSLLYEGYFNGYSRESINTSFSVGKSITSLLLGKAIDDGLIESLTDTVTRYLPQLAQQDARYSKLTLSHLLNMRSGIQFKDHDLPWGDKPKAYYHPRLRERIYELPIKAEPGTAFKYNSYNPIVIGMVLEKACGQSPAEYFERNIWNKLGMEYSGSWSMDSDESRMMKMESGLNLRAIDFAKFGRLVLNNGKWNDEQVISEEWIEASTVVSPENHVPEFGNEIHYEKFWWLHSKDQKHAYIISGWGHLGQYLYIFPDEKIIIVRMGKDLGRVGSWKNIFLQVVDAVR
- a CDS encoding acyltransferase family protein → METTFIQSTRRHDLDWLRIIAILILLFFHTGMWFVPWDWHVKNNELSGSFRYWMVWLHFWRMPLLLFISGAGTYMALGKRSIKQYAGERFRRLFIPLVFGMFVVVPPQIYYEHILKYGSYWDFYKTVFNFVPYPEGSFSWHHLWFILYLLLYSLLLIPFFKYIRSERSAKFRATVSRWLASPAGMLLIPSLLIIFTQALLRPYFPDETHDLTDLAFFVFYMCFFFFGVLFYADKNLWLSVGQNRKHLLMAALFVLIPFYLLYFHFRGIVNFPWPEDTIETLFDITGMFMSWFTVLTVIAYGQHYLNKPHPWISKLNEGLYPFYILHQTVIIAIGYYICQLDWSIAAKYWSIAMFTLISCVGFYLVLIRPFNVMRFLFGMKPKQKPAENKLEEIKKAA
- a CDS encoding GNAT family N-acetyltransferase yields the protein MADILPALPEDAPELSELVNSAYRGDTGRQGWTTEADLIDGSRTDAELLKAVIEMPGSVILKYVEDGKIKGCVELRKEEDKLYLGMLTVNPTIQGKGIGKALLKASEAEAARQECNAIFMNVLTVRKELIDWYIRHGYHDSGKRKPFSFTDPRFGFPKQPLEFMIMEKQISY
- a CDS encoding serine hydrolase; translation: MRLIVLLILFSFTQGRAQKPSAVDKKVQEFEAYIIKGMKDWEVPGMAVTVVKDGKVLLAKGYGVRELGKTDPVDAQTLFACASTTKAMTAACMGMLVDEGKVSWDDPVYKHLPEFQLYDPYVTRELRIRDLFIHNSGVGNADFLWSVMNIPTEEVMHRMRNVEPSYSLRSGFIYQNIFYVAAGEIINKLSGKPWHQFMRERIFQPLGMTRTVPLLKDVTDLNQTKPHYKVERIITVIEHTSADQVGAAGSVWSCADDISKWVLCMLDSSKYAGGRLLSAKTWTEMFKPQTLVTASGFYPTARLTKPNWTTYGLGWFQHDYKGKKVNFHTGSLAGAIAIHGQLPDEKLGIYVFGNFDHAELRHALMYKAFDLFALGGTRDWSAEFLQLYRGIQAESEKKEKEFEGRRIEGTKPTLSLDDYTGKYTSPLFGELIITREGDQLIAVANNFLKATFTHWHYDTFRGWFDKKWYGKANMTYTLEPTGKIVSVQVAGMDFSRVN